In a genomic window of Rhododendron vialii isolate Sample 1 chromosome 12a, ASM3025357v1:
- the LOC131309410 gene encoding probable disease resistance RPP8-like protein 2, with protein MHAIMDWILADDHQLIVSIVGVKGTGKSTLARLVYNHQTLSTRRANEILREIQEKVRSVELVPCNEITEETIQGGTVHSTEGRYIIVFNGVYSIEFRDLMEMAFPDTSQGSRIIVTTNNICAAPRAGPNKFTLKLALLTDDHSWELFTCTLGMCVLPKSDLMKLRRKILRTCGGLPLSIMELGRQLSSAEPTSEARSRVIESFNGQQKPWLDLSVISDFPLNLRRCLQYFEKFLAEFEIPVRRLITLWVAEGLVRGGRDHPKYIAKRILAELTDRNMVQVIERKLTGEVKTCCMPPALRKLNLKDEIRSSNRPRVTCLADHLDDQDSSYKHIHGDSSNLSDLELRDHYEHTSSFLSFDTREGSKPGEEIGNFLDRCVSSGCFLLLRVLDLERVFRPRLPKEVGELILLHYLGLRWTFLETLPSNNMHHTQIVGMTINASRQLE; from the exons ATGCATGCCATCATGGATTGGATTCTTGCGGATGATCATCAGCTCATTGTCTCAATTGTGGGTGTAAAAGGCACTGGTAAGTCCACCCTTGCTCGATTAGTTTATAACCATCAGACT TTGTCAACACGCAGAGCCAATGAAATTTTGCGAGAGATACAGGAAAAAGTTAGGTCTGTGGAACTAGTCCCATGTAATGAGATCACTGAAGAAACAATACAGGGGGGCACTGTACACTCAACTGAAGGGAGATACATCATTGTCTTTAACGGTGTCTATTCGATAGAATTCCGAGATTTAATGGAAATGGCATTTCCAGACACATCACAAGGTAGTAGAATTATTGTAACTACTAACAATATTTGTGCTGCCCCTCGTGCTGGCCCAAATAAATTTACTCTCAAACTGGCTCTACTGACTGATGATCACAGTTGGGAATTGTTTACCTGCACTTTGGGAATGTGTGTTCTACCCAAATCAGATTTGATGAAGCTAAGAAGAAAGATATTGAGGACTTGTGGGGGTTTGCCACTATCTATAATGGAACTGGGACGTCAACTTTCAAGTGCTGAGCCAACTTCTGAGGCGCGGTCAAGGGTGATTGAAAGCTTCAATGGACAGCAGAAACCCTGGTTAGATTTGTCTGTGATTTCAGATTTCCCCCTGAACTTGAGGCGATGTCTacagtattttgaaaaattcctGGCAGAGTTTGAGATCCCTGTGAGGAGATTGATTACATTGTGGGTTGCAGAGGGTTTGGTCCGTGGTGGTCGAGATCATCCAAAATATATTGCAAAAAGGATCTTGGCAGAGTTGACAGATCGGAACATGGTTCAAGTGATAGAAAGGAAGCTTACTGGGGAAGTTAAAACATGTTGCATGCCACCTGCTCTGAGAAAACTCAATTTAAAAGATGAAATACGTAGTTCCAACAGGCCCCGGGTCACTTGTCTTGCAGACCATCTTGATGACCAGGATTCCAGTTATAAGCACATTCATGGCGACTCTTCAAATCTCTCTGATTTAGAACTCCgtgatcattatgagcataCTTCTTCCTTTCTCTCGTTCGATACTCGAGAAGGAAGTAAGCCTGGAGAAGAAATAGGAAACTTTCTTGATCGATGTGTCTCCTCTGGTTGCTTCCTATTGCTTCGGGTGCTCGATCTTGAACGCGTATTTAGACCCAGGTTGCCCAAGGAAGTAGGTGAGCTAATTTTGTTGCACTACCTTGGCTTGCGATGGACTTTTCTTGAGACGCTTCCATCAAAT AATATGCATCACACACAAATCGTGGGCATGACAattaatgcaagcaggcagttggAGTAA